A window of the Trichoderma asperellum chromosome 4, complete sequence genome harbors these coding sequences:
- a CDS encoding uncharacterized protein (antiSMASH:Cluster_4.4~EggNog:ENOG41) has product MVGVAGRSKACTTCKIRHVRCDARHPTCQRCEAGAFTCLGYERPMVFIDQTNQIREMVTKLQSNVIGLQLSISQTSELDRVRLPPSASIYHFHFQSHAIGCGDSFRRQASMYDEIRAFMDRVLMRQDTKFSCGLQHEDPVALAVAPMLGTTVESVALYMYGKYTQNITKVYQAFKLHGQTLDQLRAVISRHYQTNHQSITASAPLLVIIMNMVLYEFMAPTTKSAWKDHVRGLEALINKYGPAMFHQEPMRRAFEQARMHIVVAHLDDVQRTILEQPLWQEVPWRDQAEPKSIINYYIDILCCIPGLLENKNRLFKGLSVEPKTLRSSISRQTLRLYVKLLQVRWLWEVSNPSCCHEIPAGRKSPAASLLVEESLEQPLFESLLVFNSLQRAIETNLYNCCMLFLCDIATQLETLGDLKRLPMSQIFDSSCSFSNLHGFFDGETESAKTTELYTGVTQSPYAHKTNPALAFPNELSTWNLAAYEICRSIEFMMQPNHGPAGAYFAIFPLRVAQISIDAWSKAESRPKLSTFLRGQFTGTINAPGPIPNKPEQKLDATSSSAFRRAQGSNDDNCRKDDNINEKNHCILVLQWARCVMRCIADEYGFSVTRNFN; this is encoded by the exons ATGGTTGGTGTTGCAGGGCGTAGCAAAGCTTGCACTACATGCAAAATTCGTCATGTACGATGCG ATGCACGTCACCCAACCTGTCAACGCTGTGAAGCCGGTGCATTTACGTGCCTAGGCTATGAACGACCGATGGTATTTATCGACCAGACGAACCAGATTAGAGAAATGGTGACGAAGCTACAAAGTAACGTTATAGGGCTGCAGTTAAGTATCTCTCAAACATCTGAGCTTGATAGAGTGCGACTACCACCTTCGGCATCAATTTATCACTTCCACTTCCAATCCCATGCTATTGGCTGTGGTGACTCATTTAGGCGTCAAGCATCCATGTATGACGAAATACGAGCATTTATGGACAGAGTTTTAATGAGACAAGACACTAAGTTTTCTTGTGGATTGCAACACGAAGATCCTGTGGCCCTGGCAGTGGCTCCAATGCTTGGCACAACTGTTGAATCGGTTGCACTCTATATGTACGGAAAATATACTCAAAACATAACTAAAGTCTACCAAGCCTTTAAGTTACATGGACAAACCTTGGATCAGTTGAGAGCTGTGATCTCTCGCCATTACCAAACAAATCACCAATCAATAACAGCTAGCGCGCCGCTATTGGTCATTATCATGAATATGGTGCTATATGAG TTTATGGCCCCTACAACCAAGAGCGCTTGGAAAGATCATGTACGTGGTCTGGAAGCACTGATCAACAAGTATGGTCCTGCTATGTTCCATCAGGAGCCTATGAGACGAGCTTTTGAACAGGCAAGAATGCATATT GTCGTTGCCCATCTAGACGATGTACAACGGACGATTTTAGAACAACCACTTTGGCAAGAGGTTCCATGGCGTGATCAAGCGGAACCTAAATcgattataaattactatatcgATATTCTTTGTTGCATTCCGGGTCTgctggaaaacaaaaatcGACTTTTCAAAGGCTTGTCTGTCGAGCCAAAAACCCTCCGATCTTCAATATCACGACAAACCTTGCGGCTTTATGTAAAGCTACTTCAAGTGCGATGGCTGTGGGAGGTATCCAACCCTTCTTGTTGCCATGAGATACCAGCAGGTAGAAAAAGTCCAGCTGCGTCGTTACTTGTTGAGGAATCATTAGAGCAACCCTTATTCGAGTCGCTTCTGGTCTTTAACTCATTGCAGAGAGCTATTGAGACTAATCTTTATAACTGCTGTATGCTATTTCTTTGCGACATAGCAACTCAACTGGAGACTTTGGGTGACTTAAAACGGTTGCCAATGTCTCAGATTTTTGATTCGTCATGCAGCTTCTCAAACCTTCATGGATTTTTCGACGGTGAGACTGAAAGCGCAAAAACAACAGAGCTCTATACTGGCGTCACGCAATCGCCATATGCACATAAGACTAACCCGGCATTGGCATTTCCAAATGAATTATCAACATGGAACCTAGCGGCATATGAGATATGTCGAAGCATTGAATTTATGATGCAGCCGAATCATGGACCTGCAGGAGCTTATTTTGCTATATTCCCTCTTCGAGTTGCTCAAATATCTATCGACGCATGGTCGAAAGCTGAGTCTAGACCTAAACTCAGTACTTTTTTACGAG GGCAATTTACAGGTACCATTAATGCTCCAGGACCAATACCAAATAAACCGGAACAGAAGTTGGATGCTACTTCTTCCTCAGCCTTCCGCCGTGCTCAAGGTTCTAACGACGACAATTGTAGAAAAGATGATAATATTAATGAAAAGAATCATTGTATTCTAGTGTTACAATGGGCACGATGTGTTATGAGATGTATAGCAGACGAATATGGATTCAGCGTGACTCGCAACTTCAACTGA